One window of Lytechinus variegatus isolate NC3 chromosome 2, Lvar_3.0, whole genome shotgun sequence genomic DNA carries:
- the LOC121409655 gene encoding SEC14-like protein 2: MSGILSDLSAKQADALNAMRSNLHDVLQEDHDDHCLLRFLRARRFNVKKAEDNFRRDLEWRIKNRIDSIHEWYEIPEACLKYWPGGATGLDKEGHVVWICPLGNVDPKGLLYSVKAGDIIKTNISILERLQNEQKVISRKLGRHIEGVTFIVDLEHLNAGHIWKPGMTVMTEVAALFEEHYPEIIHKMLIVRPTKIFPAVYFILKPFLSEGTRAKIKVLGGNWRDVLLKHIDPEVLPAYWGGTMTDTDGNPNMCPSKINLGGKVPSFYFKKGSDLTHSDMTSQQLPGKRSIEVKYKVKTLGSIFRYEFKTESHDIAFGIHRLLDSGEKISILDEKRYNSHIVPEDGEVLFEEPGLYVVKFDNHGSTFQKTRKLSYWMEVIEPRLEVNEHMMTETFDDITRDSGYLDDRGPMSRHRSTSFERSSTLPRLQTHAQGPMKGLSHTPSFS; this comes from the exons ATGAGCGGGATTTTATCGGATTTGAGTGCCAAACAGGCCGACGCGCTTAATGCG ATGAGATCAAATCTTCATGAtgtcttacaagaagatcatgATGATCACTGCTTGTTACGATTCTTAAGAG cACGCCGATTCAACGTAAAGAAGGCTGAGGACAATTTTAGACGG GATCTGGAGTGGCGAATAAAGAACAGAATAGATTCCATTCATGAGTGGTATGAAATACCTGAG GCTTGCTTGAAGTATTGGCCAGGAGGAGCTACCGGATTGGACAAAGAAGGTCACGTGGTGTGGATATGCCCTCTTGGTAACGTCGATCCCAAAG GACTGCTCTACTCGGTGAAAGCTGGAGACATCATCAAAACAAATATCAGCATCTTGGAGAGATTACAAAATGAACAGAAAGTCATTTCTAGAAAG CTTGGTCGTCACATTGAAGGTGTCACATTCATCGTAGATCTTGAACACCTGAATGCAGGCCATATATGGAAACCAGGAATGACAGTCATGACAGAG GTCGCTGCGTTGTTTGAGGAACATTATCCGGAGATCATTCATAAAATGCTGATAGTTCGACCTACTAAGATATTTCCTGCAGTCTATTTCATCTTGAAACCATTCCTCAGTGAAGGAACAAGAGCAAAGATTAAAGTACTCGGAG gTAACTGGCGTGATGTCCTCCTGAAACACATAGATCCAGAAGTACTTCCGGCTTACTGGGGAGGAACCATGACAGATACTGATGGCAATCCTAACATGTGTCCTTCAAAG ATTAATCTTGGAGGTAAAGTTCCATCGTTTTATTTTAAGAAGGGAAGTGATCTGACACATTCTGATATGACATCTCAACAGCTTCCGGGTAAGAGGTCAATAGAGGTCAAGTACAAGGTCAAGACACTTGGCAGCATATTCAG GTATGAATTCAAAACTGAATCTCACGATATCGCATTCGGGATTCATCGGTTGTTGGATTCAGGGGAGAAGATCTCCATACTTGATGAGAAACGATATAACAGTCATATCGTGCCTGAAGATGGAGAGGTACTATTTGAAGAACCAGGATTGT ATGTGGTGAAATTCGACAATCACGGCAGTACCTTCCAGAAGACCCGAAAGCTTAGCTATTGGATGGAGGTGATTGAACCACGTCTTGAGGTCAATGAACACATGATGACAGAAACATTTGACGACATCACAAGAGACAGTGGCTACCTCGACGATAGAGGTCCGATGTCGAGACATAGGTCGACGTCATTTGAACGATCATCGACCTTACCTCGTCTTCAAACCCATGCTCAAGGACCTATGAAAGGGCTGTCGCATACACCATCTTTCTCTTAA